Below is a genomic region from Actinomycetota bacterium.
GCGCCAGCGACCGCATCCCCGTGGATCGCATCAGCGCGAGCACCAAGCTCCCGGTGGTGGTGGTTCCCTCCGCCGCGGACAGCGTCTGAGGTGGGGCTCGCCCTCGTTCTGGTCATCCACGCCCTGCTGGCACTCGTCACCGGGCTCGTGGGCCGTCGGCTCGGACGCAACGTGCTCGTGCTGGGTGCGCTGGCTCCGGCCGCGGCGGTCGTCTACCTCATCGCCCGGACGCCTTCGGTCATCGAGGGTGAGGTCATCGAGGCCTCGGTGCCGTGGGTCCCCGACCTGGGACTCATGCTCGACCTGCGTCTCGACGGGTTCGGGCTGCTGTTCTGGTGGCTGATCGCTGGCATCGGCGTGCTCGTCTTCCTGTACGGGGCGCGGTACTTCGACCAGCGTGACGACCTCGGCCGCTTCACCGCGATGCTCGTGCTGTTCGCCGGGTCGATGCTGCTGCTGACGTCGGCGGACAACATCCTGCTCCTCTTCGTCGGCTGGGAGCTGACGTCGGTCACGTCCTACCTGCTGATCGGCTTCGAGGACGACCGCGCGCCCGCCAGAGCCGCCGCACTCCAAGCGCTGCTCGTGACGGGCCTCGGCGGTCTCGTCCTGCTGGCGGGGCTGGTGTTCCTGGGACTCGCGGGTGAGACGTACTCGCTCGCGGCGCTGCTGGAGTCCCCGCCGACGGGCGGCACCGCCACCGCTGGCCTCGTCCTCGTCCTCATCGGCGCGATGACCAAGTCGGCGCAGGCACCGTTCCACTTCTGGCTGCCCGGGGCGATGGCGGCACCGACGCCGGTCTCCGCCTACCTGCACTCCGCCACGATGGTGAAGGCGGGCATCTACCTGGTGGCCCGGGTCGGCCCCGCCTTCGCGCCCGTCGCGGACTGGTGGACGCCGACGCTGTTGACCGTCGGGGCGGTGTCGATGCTGGTCGGCGGGTACCGGGCGCTCAAGTCCACGGACCTCAAGGAGCTGCTGGCGTACGGAACCGTGTCGCAGCTAGGCCTCATCTTCCTCCTCGTCGGCGCCGGCGATCACGAGCTGCTCCACGCCGGTGTCGCTGTTCTCCTGGCGCACGCGCTGTTCAAGGCCGCCCTGTTCCTCTGCGCCGGTGTGGTGGACCACCAGGCCCACACCCGGGACCTGCGTCGCCTCGACGGCATCGGCCGCAAGCTCCCCGTCACCGCGACGGCTCTGGTCGTGGCGACCGCGTCGATGGCTGGGGTCCCGCCGCTGCTCGGCTTCGTGGCTAAGGAGGCAGCGCTCGACTCGAGCCTGCACGCGGCGCTCGGGCGGGGCGCGGTGGTGGTCGCGATCGTGGCCGGGGCCGTGCTCACGGCGGCCTACGGACTGCGGCTGATCTGGGGTGCGCTGGCGGGCAAGTCGGACGACGTGCTCGTCGACGATCCCGTCACGGCCGACGAGGTCCAACGCCCGCGGCTGACCCTCGAGCTGCCCGCGGTCGTCCTCGTGGTCGCCAGCGTCGTGTTCGGCGTGTGGGTCGCCCCGGCGGACGCTCTGGTCGAGGCGGCGTCGGCGTCGCTCGACGAAGCTGCCGCTGGTCTCCACCTCGCGCTGTGGCACGGGTTCGGCGCCCCGCTCGCGCTCTCGGTCACCGCGCTCGCGGTCGGCACCCTCGCGTTCCTGCGTCCGCGGTGGGTGGACCGGACCACCCGTCTCACCGGACGCTCTCCCGACACCACCGACGTGTACCGCCGCTCGCTGTTCGGACTCAACCGCCTCGCCGACCGGGTGACCGCGTTCGTGCAGCCCGGGTCGTTGCCGGTCTACCTCGGCATGGTCCTCGGCACCGCCGTGCTGTTGCCCGGTCACCTGCTCGTCCGCAGTGCGGCAGGTCCCGGATCGCTGACGTTCGCACGCTCCGGGCTGCAGGTCGCCGTCGGAGCGCTCGTGATCGGGGCGGCCATCGGCACCGCGCTCGTACGCCACCGGCTGTCGGCGGTTCTGCTGCTCGGGGCGGTCGGCTACGGCGTCGCGGTGCTGTTCGTCATCCAGGGCGCGCCCGACCTCGCACTGACCCAGCTCCTGGTCGAGACGCTCGCCCTCGGCATCTTCGTGCTCGTGCTCCGACGGCTCCCCGAGCGTTTCGAGCAGTCCTCGTGGCGACTCGGACGCGGGCTTCGCATCCTCGTCTCGGTCTCCGTGGGCGTGTTCGTGGCGATCTTCGCCGTCATCGCAGCCTCGGCCCGTCGCTTCGACACCTCCGCTGCCGACTACCTCGCGCGTGCCAAGCCCGAAGGTGGCGGCAGCAACGTCGTCAACGTGATCCTGACCGACTTCCGGGCCCTCGACACCGTCGGCGAGATCACCGTCGTCGTGGTCGCGGTCATCGGCGTCGCGTCGCTGGTGCGCGCGCACCTGCGTCGTGATGAAGCGGAGGAGCGCTGATGCCGCGCTCGTCGCTGATCCTCGACACGGTCCTCGACGTCATCTTCCGCACGGCACTGCTGTTCTCGGTGTTCCTGCTGTTCGCCGGCCACAACGCTCCCGGCGGGGGCTTCGTCGGCGGCCTCGTGGCCGGCGCCGCTCTCGTGCTCCGCTACGTCGCCGAAGGCACAGACGGGGTCGACCGCATCCTGCCACTGCCCTCGTCGCGACTTCTCGGGGCGGGTCTCCTCCTGGCGGTGCTCACCGGAGCGGGCGGTTGGATCTGGGACGACGCGTTCCTCGCCAGCACCGAACTCGAGCTGCACGTGCCGGTCCTGGGGACCCTGAAGGCGACCACGGCGCTGCCCTTCGACATCGGGGTCTACACGGTCGTGATCGGCCTGGTCCTCGTGGTGCTACGGACCCTGGGCCGGGAAGGCGACGCGGAGGACGCAACGTGATCCTCCTCCTCGCGCTGACGGTCGGGGTGCTGTACGCCGTGGGTGCCTACCTCGTGCTCCAGCGGAGCCTGTCGCGCATCGTCATCGGACTCGCCGTTCTCGGTCACGGCGCCAACCTGCTGCTGCTCTCCGCCGGAGGGGACCCCGGCGCTCCACCGTTCGCCGGCGCACATCCGGCGACGACCTCCGACCCGCTCCCACAGGCCCTCGCGCTCACTGCCATCGTCATCACCTTCGCGGTCAGCGCGTTCCTGCTCGCGCTCGCCTACCGCAGCTGGCTCCAGAGACGCGACGACGAGGTCGAGGACGACATCGAGGACCGTCGCATCGCCGAGATGCGGCGACGGCTCGATGCATCGCGGGTGGAGGACGCGGGCCACGACGAGGACGAGGTCGCCGTCGATTACCGCACCGGTGCCGAGCCCTGATGGCCGATCTCGTGCTCCCGGCGCTGATCGCGCTGCCACTGGCAGGCGCGGCGCTCTCGTTGATGCTGAGCCGCCACCTGCGCGTGCAGCGGATCCTCGGCGTGGCCGTCCTCACGGCGCTCCTGGCGCTCTCCGGCCTGGTCCTCGCGGAAGTGGGGGACGGCTCGGTCATCGGCGCCAAGATCGGCGGGTGGGATGCGAGCGTCGGCATCGTGCTCGCTGCTGACTCGCTCTCCGCGCTCATGCTCGTGGTCTCGGCGCTGATGCTGCTGGTGGTGCTCGTCTACGCCATCGGCAGTCCCCGCACCGGCGAGGCGGGCTTCTTCCACCCCGTCTACCTGACCCTCGCGGCCGGTGTGTGCGCTTCCTTCCTGACCGCCGACCTGTTCAACCTCTTCGTCGCGTTCGAGGTCATGCTCGCGTCCAGCTACGTGCTGATCACCCTCGGCGGGACGCGGCGACAGGTGCGGCACGGCATGACCTACGTCGTGATGAGCCTGCTCGCCTCGACCCTGTTCGTGACCACGGTCG
It encodes:
- a CDS encoding DUF4040 domain-containing protein codes for the protein MGLALVLVIHALLALVTGLVGRRLGRNVLVLGALAPAAAVVYLIARTPSVIEGEVIEASVPWVPDLGLMLDLRLDGFGLLFWWLIAGIGVLVFLYGARYFDQRDDLGRFTAMLVLFAGSMLLLTSADNILLLFVGWELTSVTSYLLIGFEDDRAPARAAALQALLVTGLGGLVLLAGLVFLGLAGETYSLAALLESPPTGGTATAGLVLVLIGAMTKSAQAPFHFWLPGAMAAPTPVSAYLHSATMVKAGIYLVARVGPAFAPVADWWTPTLLTVGAVSMLVGGYRALKSTDLKELLAYGTVSQLGLIFLLVGAGDHELLHAGVAVLLAHALFKAALFLCAGVVDHQAHTRDLRRLDGIGRKLPVTATALVVATASMAGVPPLLGFVAKEAALDSSLHAALGRGAVVVAIVAGAVLTAAYGLRLIWGALAGKSDDVLVDDPVTADEVQRPRLTLELPAVVLVVASVVFGVWVAPADALVEAASASLDEAAAGLHLALWHGFGAPLALSVTALAVGTLAFLRPRWVDRTTRLTGRSPDTTDVYRRSLFGLNRLADRVTAFVQPGSLPVYLGMVLGTAVLLPGHLLVRSAAGPGSLTFARSGLQVAVGALVIGAAIGTALVRHRLSAVLLLGAVGYGVAVLFVIQGAPDLALTQLLVETLALGIFVLVLRRLPERFEQSSWRLGRGLRILVSVSVGVFVAIFAVIAASARRFDTSAADYLARAKPEGGGSNVVNVILTDFRALDTVGEITVVVVAVIGVASLVRAHLRRDEAEER
- a CDS encoding Na(+)/H(+) antiporter subunit C, which translates into the protein MILLLALTVGVLYAVGAYLVLQRSLSRIVIGLAVLGHGANLLLLSAGGDPGAPPFAGAHPATTSDPLPQALALTAIVITFAVSAFLLALAYRSWLQRRDDEVEDDIEDRRIAEMRRRLDASRVEDAGHDEDEVAVDYRTGAEP